The following proteins are encoded in a genomic region of Dialister hominis:
- the pheA gene encoding prephenate dehydratase: MADEMKKLRVGCYGAKGSYTYEAMERQFGEREREEHYYPLFEDVLKAVSEGAIDYGVVPIENSSTGGITEVYDLIMKYDCAVVGEQLIKIEHNLLGVPGATIEDIDTVYSHPQGFAQCRPFFNEHRDWTLKPYFSTSRSAEKVAEDGKKNQAAVAGRAAAKLYGLSILKENIFFNDSNCTRFFVIGPHMEITEKSDKITLVIAVRHEPGALYHVLGYFFYGGMNMTHLESRPMAGRPFEYFFHIDVTGRLMDPSNQHTLKGLESMCTYFKILGNYPSCISEEERKEQR, translated from the coding sequence ATGGCCGATGAAATGAAAAAACTCCGCGTCGGATGCTACGGCGCGAAGGGCTCTTACACGTATGAAGCCATGGAGCGCCAGTTCGGAGAAAGAGAGAGGGAAGAGCACTACTACCCGCTCTTTGAGGATGTCCTCAAAGCTGTCTCCGAAGGCGCCATCGACTACGGCGTCGTTCCTATCGAGAACTCCTCGACCGGCGGCATCACTGAAGTCTATGACCTCATCATGAAGTATGACTGCGCCGTCGTCGGCGAGCAGCTGATCAAGATCGAGCACAACCTTTTGGGCGTGCCGGGCGCGACGATCGAGGATATCGACACCGTCTACTCGCACCCGCAGGGCTTTGCCCAGTGCCGTCCCTTCTTCAATGAGCACAGGGACTGGACGCTGAAGCCGTATTTCTCGACCTCAAGGAGTGCCGAGAAGGTTGCAGAGGACGGGAAGAAGAACCAGGCGGCCGTTGCAGGAAGGGCTGCTGCCAAGCTGTACGGCCTTTCCATCCTGAAGGAAAATATTTTCTTCAACGACAGCAACTGCACCCGCTTCTTCGTCATCGGACCGCACATGGAAATCACGGAGAAGTCCGACAAGATCACCCTCGTCATTGCCGTACGCCACGAGCCGGGCGCCCTTTACCACGTCCTAGGCTACTTCTTCTACGGCGGCATGAACATGACACACCTCGAATCCCGTCCCATGGCAGGGCGGCCCTTCGAATATTTCTTCCACATCGACGTCACCGGCCGGCTCATGGACCCGTCCAACCAGCACACGCTGAAGGGCCTCGAATCGATGTGCACCTATTTCAAAATACTGGGAAACTATCCTTCCTGTATCAGTGAAGAGGAAAGAAAGGAGCAGCGATGA
- a CDS encoding shikimate kinase, which yields MRNIILIGMPGSGKTTFGKAIAERLGRPFIDADDYLEEKEGRTIASLFAISEDAFRDAEERTIRDLSEKENLVIATGGGVIKRRASIENLKKNGHIFFLDRDAKDIASDVEVEKRPLLKDGPQKVYDLYQERITLYRNAADTIIGNHGTKEEVLEKILAIIEGL from the coding sequence ATGAGGAACATCATCCTGATCGGCATGCCCGGAAGCGGCAAGACCACCTTCGGCAAAGCCATCGCCGAAAGACTCGGCCGCCCCTTCATCGATGCCGACGATTACCTCGAAGAAAAAGAAGGAAGAACCATCGCCTCCCTCTTCGCCATTTCCGAAGACGCCTTCCGCGATGCCGAAGAAAGAACCATCCGTGACCTTTCCGAAAAGGAAAACCTCGTCATAGCCACCGGAGGCGGCGTCATCAAAAGACGTGCCAGCATAGAAAACCTCAAGAAAAATGGCCACATCTTCTTCCTTGACCGCGACGCCAAAGATATTGCCAGCGACGTAGAAGTAGAAAAACGCCCGCTCCTCAAAGACGGCCCCCAGAAAGTCTACGACCTCTATCAGGAACGAATCACCCTCTACCGGAACGCCGCCGACACCATCATAGGAAACCATGGAACCAAAGAAGAAGTCCTCGAAAAGATCCTTGCAATCATTGAAGGATTGTAA
- a CDS encoding prephenate dehydrogenase → MSTSDFSKITVGVIGLGLMGGSFAKRFKEIGNRVIGINRTKSAEEEALRMGIIDSADPKDLKECRIVVSCTPEKATKAFLEENLSLLARDAILTDIAGVKDGFADIAESLILPTQDFISGHPMCGREGAGLSQASADIFKGANYIVIPRKSNRKENVALIEEMIRALGCAHAPAVTAHEHDEIIAYTSDLPHAAAAALMNSASYRKDTNRFTGGSFRDETRVADINEELWTSLFLSNRENVLTEIERFEAALETLRRAIEEKNEDSIRTFLSEAGRRRREWDSHGSSEYGSRERIVQD, encoded by the coding sequence ATGAGTACAAGTGACTTCAGCAAGATTACCGTCGGCGTCATCGGGCTGGGCCTTATGGGAGGTTCTTTCGCCAAACGGTTCAAGGAAATCGGAAACAGGGTCATCGGAATCAACCGCACGAAGAGTGCGGAAGAGGAAGCCCTCCGGATGGGAATCATCGATTCCGCAGATCCTAAGGATCTCAAAGAGTGCAGGATCGTCGTCTCCTGCACGCCGGAGAAAGCGACGAAAGCATTTCTGGAAGAGAATCTTTCTCTTCTTGCCAGGGATGCCATCCTGACCGACATCGCAGGCGTCAAGGACGGCTTTGCAGACATCGCAGAGTCTTTGATCCTTCCGACGCAGGATTTCATTTCCGGCCACCCCATGTGCGGCAGGGAAGGCGCAGGCCTTTCGCAGGCATCGGCAGATATTTTCAAGGGCGCGAATTACATCGTGATCCCGAGGAAATCAAACAGGAAGGAAAATGTCGCACTCATCGAAGAGATGATCAGGGCGCTGGGCTGCGCGCATGCACCGGCCGTGACGGCCCATGAGCATGATGAAATCATCGCATACACGAGCGACCTGCCCCACGCGGCGGCAGCGGCTCTGATGAACAGCGCCTCCTACAGGAAGGACACGAACCGTTTCACCGGCGGATCCTTCAGGGACGAGACGCGCGTGGCAGATATCAATGAAGAACTCTGGACATCGCTTTTCCTGTCGAACAGGGAAAATGTCCTTACGGAAATAGAACGATTCGAGGCGGCGCTTGAAACGCTCAGGCGTGCCATCGAAGAGAAGAATGAAGACAGCATACGGACCTTCCTTTCGGAAGCGGGCCGGAGAAGAAGGGAATGGGACAGCCATGGCAGTAGTGAATATGGATCTCGGGAAAGAATCGTACAAGATTGA
- a CDS encoding shikimate dehydrogenase family protein, producing the protein MKLGLIGEKLGHSLSPEIHQKIFEKLGICGTYNLLPIARMNLKDTVETLLESMDGFNVTIPYKTDIMPFLDEISPEARTIGAVNTVAVHDGKRYGYNTDYDGFARTLDKIAADVKGEKVFVMGHGGASRAVVQCLHDRGAGAILIVSRCPEAVDESFQEFAEKRDCLIIDYSILNQEDGYLLVNATPVGMYPKAGFSPVPAEVAERFDKVIDLIYNPSETKLLSDAMNADKSNGLYMLVMQAVRAEEIWLGHDIPEFVAMEIVEEMKQLQEERVEAERAKEKKAGL; encoded by the coding sequence ATGAAACTTGGGCTTATCGGAGAAAAGCTGGGACACAGCCTTTCCCCTGAAATACATCAGAAAATTTTTGAAAAACTGGGCATTTGCGGCACCTACAACCTGCTTCCCATCGCCAGGATGAATCTGAAGGATACTGTCGAAACCCTCCTTGAAAGCATGGACGGCTTCAATGTCACCATCCCTTACAAGACAGACATCATGCCCTTCCTGGATGAAATATCCCCCGAAGCCAGGACCATCGGCGCCGTCAATACCGTCGCTGTCCATGACGGCAAACGGTACGGCTACAACACTGACTATGATGGATTTGCGAGGACGCTCGACAAGATCGCGGCCGATGTCAAAGGCGAGAAAGTCTTCGTCATGGGCCATGGCGGAGCCTCCCGCGCCGTCGTCCAGTGCCTCCACGACAGAGGCGCAGGCGCTATTCTCATCGTCAGCCGCTGCCCTGAAGCCGTTGATGAATCCTTCCAGGAATTTGCGGAAAAGAGAGACTGCCTCATCATCGACTACAGCATCCTCAACCAGGAAGACGGCTACCTCCTCGTCAATGCCACTCCCGTAGGCATGTACCCGAAAGCAGGCTTTTCCCCCGTGCCTGCCGAGGTCGCTGAACGCTTCGACAAGGTCATCGACCTCATCTACAACCCCTCCGAGACAAAACTCCTCTCCGATGCCATGAATGCCGATAAATCAAACGGCCTCTACATGCTCGTCATGCAGGCCGTCCGCGCCGAAGAAATATGGCTCGGCCACGACATCCCTGAATTCGTCGCCATGGAAATCGTCGAAGAAATGAAGCAGCTCCAGGAAGAACGCGTCGAAGCAGAAAGAGCGAAAGAAAAGAAGGCAGGCCTATGA
- a CDS encoding ISL3 family transposase, with protein sequence MLFYYHNEITFNCQYYRTENITNHPNPHCHTRVTSLRTARDFSCPHCHSRMYSYGAFSVLIKDFPDLPKQKKYIEFSGHRFRCTSCGEAITEDIPCQCPFTRVTWDMALWIIHLLKCHTSISAISAMLSVHWSAIQRIQKHIMDKALAAFETCLKKSNYRPRYLAVDEFAIHKGHRYATCVMDLETGFILWAGLGRSMADFEHFFKSIDLSLLSKLKAVAMDMNAFFNRLFQKYCPKAPIVYDRYHMQAQFGRDVMGAVRLEEAQKHRQEAEALKKYTKETNNPELQKMAREKSHEERKLYTELKKSRWILLKKDDHLNERQKTHLLDILSEHRDLAICYAMKQEMTRLFTLTDYEEALAGWTKWIQAGLESGIPALVKFARQKQKRIKGLAAHALYPINTGKLEGFNNKIKVLKRIGYGYRNMDYFFTLIRFHSLPKNYSSPKFP encoded by the coding sequence ATGCTCTTTTATTACCATAATGAAATCACTTTTAATTGTCAATATTATCGCACAGAAAATATCACTAACCATCCAAATCCTCATTGCCATACCCGAGTTACCAGTCTACGGACTGCCAGAGATTTTTCCTGTCCGCACTGTCACTCCCGTATGTATAGTTATGGGGCTTTTTCTGTACTCATCAAGGATTTTCCAGATCTTCCTAAGCAAAAGAAGTATATAGAGTTCTCGGGGCACAGATTCCGCTGCACATCCTGCGGGGAGGCCATAACGGAAGATATCCCCTGCCAATGCCCTTTCACACGCGTTACTTGGGATATGGCCTTGTGGATTATCCATCTGCTTAAGTGTCATACATCCATTTCTGCCATTTCGGCCATGCTCTCTGTACATTGGAGTGCCATACAGAGAATACAAAAGCATATCATGGATAAGGCGTTGGCTGCCTTTGAAACCTGCCTGAAGAAAAGTAACTATCGCCCACGGTATTTGGCCGTAGATGAGTTCGCTATCCATAAGGGCCATCGCTATGCCACCTGCGTTATGGATTTGGAAACGGGATTCATCTTGTGGGCCGGCCTGGGTCGCTCTATGGCAGATTTTGAGCACTTCTTTAAGAGCATTGACCTTTCGCTTCTTTCCAAGCTAAAAGCGGTGGCCATGGATATGAACGCATTCTTTAACAGGCTGTTCCAGAAATATTGTCCGAAGGCCCCCATCGTTTATGACCGGTACCATATGCAGGCACAGTTTGGGCGTGATGTTATGGGAGCCGTGCGCCTGGAGGAAGCACAAAAGCATAGGCAGGAAGCAGAAGCATTAAAGAAATATACGAAAGAAACTAATAATCCAGAGCTCCAGAAGATGGCCAGGGAAAAGAGCCATGAAGAAAGGAAGCTTTATACCGAATTAAAGAAATCCCGATGGATACTGTTAAAGAAGGACGACCACCTGAATGAAAGGCAGAAAACTCATCTGTTGGATATCCTGAGCGAGCATAGGGATTTGGCGATTTGTTATGCCATGAAGCAGGAGATGACTCGTCTGTTCACATTGACTGACTATGAAGAAGCTCTCGCCGGATGGACAAAATGGATTCAGGCTGGACTGGAGAGCGGGATTCCTGCCCTGGTAAAGTTTGCCCGGCAAAAGCAGAAGCGAATCAAGGGACTGGCTGCTCATGCCCTGTATCCTATCAATACGGGGAAGCTTGAAGGATTTAATAATAAGATCAAGGTACTAAAAAGAATCGGATATGGGTACCGAAACATGGATTATTTCTTTACCCTTATCCGATTCCATTCTTTACCTAAAAATTATTCATCCCCCAAATTTCCGTGA
- the aroC gene encoding chorismate synthase, producing the protein MGNTFGNTLHLTIFGESHGTAIGCVIDGLPAGIAIDWDKVSFEMRRRAPGSSPLATPRKEKDEFEILSGYFDGHTEGDSLAMQIRNGDQHSKDYSRLKDAMRPGHADYTGHVKYDGYNDYRGGGHFSGRITAPLTFAGAIAKQILAKEGIVIGAHALSVAGIMDFPFDPLGEEPDLFEKLSSMRLPVIDGEQGAAMEEAILAAQKEGDSVGGQIECMALGLPVGMGEPFFDSLESEMAHMAFSIPAVKSISFGDGETLAGMRGSEANDPMRYENGKVKTITNHNGGVLGGISNGNPLRFTVTIKPTASIGKRQETVDISKKEDTMLSIGGRHDPCIVTRAIPVVENAAAFVLLDLLLTGRRYHYGR; encoded by the coding sequence ATGGGAAATACATTCGGAAACACGCTTCATCTCACTATCTTCGGCGAATCCCACGGGACCGCCATCGGCTGCGTCATCGACGGCCTTCCTGCCGGGATAGCCATCGACTGGGACAAGGTCTCCTTTGAAATGCGCCGCCGCGCGCCGGGTTCTTCCCCTCTGGCAACGCCAAGGAAGGAAAAGGATGAATTTGAAATCCTTTCCGGTTACTTTGACGGCCACACGGAAGGGGATTCCCTTGCCATGCAGATCAGAAACGGCGACCAGCACTCGAAAGACTACAGCCGTCTCAAAGATGCCATGCGCCCGGGTCATGCCGACTACACGGGCCATGTGAAATATGACGGATACAACGATTACAGGGGAGGCGGCCACTTCTCCGGACGCATCACCGCGCCCCTCACCTTTGCCGGAGCCATTGCGAAGCAGATCCTTGCCAAAGAAGGTATCGTGATCGGAGCCCATGCGCTTTCCGTCGCAGGCATCATGGATTTCCCCTTCGACCCGCTGGGAGAAGAACCGGATCTCTTTGAGAAACTTTCCTCCATGCGCCTTCCCGTCATTGACGGCGAGCAGGGGGCAGCGATGGAAGAAGCTATCCTTGCTGCGCAGAAGGAAGGGGACTCCGTCGGCGGGCAGATCGAATGCATGGCACTTGGACTTCCTGTCGGCATGGGCGAACCCTTCTTTGATTCCCTCGAAAGCGAAATGGCGCACATGGCATTTTCCATTCCGGCCGTGAAATCCATTTCCTTTGGCGACGGAGAAACGCTCGCCGGCATGAGAGGCTCGGAAGCAAACGATCCCATGCGCTATGAAAACGGTAAAGTGAAGACAATCACGAACCATAATGGTGGCGTCCTCGGCGGTATTTCCAACGGGAACCCGCTCCGCTTCACCGTCACGATCAAGCCGACGGCCTCCATCGGAAAAAGGCAGGAGACGGTCGATATTTCCAAGAAGGAAGACACGATGCTGTCGATCGGCGGACGCCATGACCCCTGCATCGTCACGCGTGCCATTCCCGTTGTCGAGAATGCCGCTGCCTTCGTCCTGCTGGACCTGCTTCTCACGGGAAGGAGGTACCACTATGGCCGATGA
- the aroB gene encoding 3-dehydroquinate synthase, with the protein MAVVNMDLGKESYKIEIERGLLPHIGEKIRKLTKAQKIAVITDNHVQAIYGDKIRESLQQGDFHVRIIEMPAGEENKNIHVLEGVYNELCDFNLSRDDAIVTFSGGVPGDLGGFAAASYMRGVPFFQVPTTILAQIDSSVGGKVAIDLPGGKNLAGAFYQPKGVFIDPDLLDTLPTRYVHDGLAEALKYGCIGDPELFELLENIGSEEDLRNHMEEIILRSVLQKKKFVEEDRYDNGSRQMLNFGHTIGHAIERYFNYSTYTHGEGVAIGMCLLTEQTERLGITEKGTAERVIRAVHHLSLPTSIAVPALELIPQIMHDKKRRGGEITLVVLDKIGKAHLLKVKTSELDKYIVTE; encoded by the coding sequence ATGGCAGTAGTGAATATGGATCTCGGGAAAGAATCGTACAAGATTGAAATCGAAAGAGGGCTTCTCCCTCATATCGGGGAAAAGATCAGGAAACTGACAAAGGCGCAGAAGATCGCCGTCATCACGGATAACCATGTCCAGGCGATTTACGGGGACAAGATCCGCGAATCTCTGCAGCAGGGCGATTTCCACGTGCGCATCATTGAAATGCCGGCCGGCGAGGAGAATAAGAATATCCACGTCCTGGAAGGCGTCTACAATGAGCTCTGCGACTTCAACCTTTCAAGGGACGATGCAATCGTCACCTTCTCGGGCGGCGTCCCGGGCGACCTTGGCGGATTTGCGGCGGCTTCCTACATGAGAGGCGTGCCCTTCTTCCAGGTGCCGACGACGATTCTTGCGCAGATCGACAGCTCGGTCGGCGGAAAAGTCGCCATCGACCTTCCCGGCGGCAAGAATCTGGCGGGTGCTTTCTACCAGCCAAAGGGTGTCTTCATCGACCCCGACCTCCTCGATACGCTTCCCACGCGCTACGTCCATGACGGCCTCGCAGAAGCCCTGAAGTACGGATGCATCGGCGATCCTGAGCTCTTTGAGCTTCTGGAAAATATCGGAAGCGAGGAAGATCTCCGGAATCATATGGAAGAAATCATCCTGAGGAGCGTCCTTCAGAAGAAGAAATTCGTCGAGGAAGACCGCTACGACAATGGCAGCCGTCAGATGCTGAACTTCGGCCACACGATCGGCCATGCCATTGAAAGGTATTTCAACTACTCGACCTACACCCACGGCGAAGGCGTTGCCATCGGCATGTGCCTTCTGACTGAGCAGACGGAGCGGCTGGGCATCACGGAAAAGGGAACGGCAGAACGCGTCATCCGCGCCGTCCATCATCTCTCCCTTCCGACTTCGATCGCCGTTCCCGCTCTGGAACTCATCCCGCAGATCATGCATGACAAGAAGCGGCGCGGCGGAGAAATCACCCTCGTCGTACTGGATAAGATCGGAAAAGCTCACCTTCTCAAAGTGAAGACGAGCGAGCTTGATAAATACATCGTCACAGAATAG
- the aroA gene encoding 3-phosphoshikimate 1-carboxyvinyltransferase, which translates to MIIKITPQTLDGTIHVPASKSMTHRELIASALAKGSSTLRNVTMSKDIEATIRILRQFGAVIDVEKGEKETLIHVTGGLKKQEGTIIADAGESGSTLRFLIPIGIYSGNRVQWTGHGRLSERPLTPYYDLFDEKGIAYQAESGGLPLTVEGKWEGGLFELPGNVSSQFFTGILFILPLLAGGSALESTTEVESEGYINMTIDTMRKRNIALTLRRAGHYEVFGPQEYEAADTAVEGDYSQAAFWLAAGLSGGTVKLTGLTRNSRQGDRAILDILIRMNAFLAFEHDDIIAVESQTEGTVIDARDCPDLVPVLAALASVSKGKTEIVNAARVRLKESDRLHAMAVELNKIGAKVEETKDGLIIEGVPALTGGTVSSWNDHRIAMALAAISPRCKDSLIIEGAEVVAKSYPGFWDDFASISRIPPEVIKE; encoded by the coding sequence ATGATTATCAAAATCACACCGCAGACATTGGACGGCACGATCCACGTTCCCGCGTCAAAGAGCATGACGCACAGGGAACTCATCGCCTCCGCGCTTGCCAAAGGTTCGTCGACTCTTCGGAACGTCACCATGTCCAAGGACATCGAAGCGACCATCCGCATCCTACGCCAGTTCGGCGCTGTCATCGATGTGGAAAAGGGAGAGAAGGAAACCCTTATCCATGTCACGGGCGGCCTCAAAAAGCAGGAAGGGACGATCATCGCCGATGCCGGCGAATCAGGCTCGACGCTTCGTTTCCTCATCCCGATCGGCATTTATTCAGGAAACCGCGTCCAGTGGACCGGACACGGACGCCTGTCTGAAAGACCGCTCACGCCTTACTACGACCTTTTCGATGAAAAAGGCATTGCGTACCAGGCTGAATCCGGCGGACTGCCTCTCACCGTTGAAGGAAAATGGGAAGGTGGCCTTTTCGAGCTCCCGGGAAATGTGAGTTCGCAGTTCTTCACGGGCATCCTCTTTATCCTTCCGCTCCTTGCAGGAGGCTCCGCTTTGGAAAGCACGACCGAGGTCGAATCGGAAGGCTACATCAATATGACGATCGACACGATGCGGAAGAGAAATATCGCGCTGACGCTCCGCCGGGCAGGCCATTATGAAGTCTTCGGCCCGCAGGAGTACGAAGCGGCTGACACGGCGGTAGAAGGCGACTACTCGCAGGCCGCTTTCTGGCTCGCAGCCGGGCTTTCCGGAGGAACGGTCAAGCTGACAGGGCTCACAAGAAATTCCCGTCAGGGCGACCGTGCCATCCTGGATATTTTGATCCGCATGAATGCGTTCCTAGCTTTTGAGCATGACGACATCATTGCCGTCGAGAGCCAGACAGAGGGAACGGTGATCGATGCCAGGGACTGCCCGGACCTCGTGCCCGTTCTGGCCGCGCTGGCTTCCGTCAGCAAAGGAAAGACGGAAATCGTCAATGCAGCCCGCGTCCGCCTGAAGGAATCCGACCGGCTCCATGCGATGGCCGTCGAGCTGAATAAGATCGGCGCGAAGGTGGAAGAAACAAAGGACGGCCTTATCATCGAAGGCGTGCCGGCCCTTACCGGCGGCACCGTTTCCTCCTGGAACGACCACCGCATCGCCATGGCGCTTGCTGCCATCTCGCCTCGCTGCAAAGATTCGCTCATCATTGAAGGCGCCGAAGTTGTCGCCAAGTCGTACCCGGGCTTCTGGGACGATTTTGCCTCGATTTCCCGCATTCCGCCTGAAGTCATCAAAGAATAA